In Kordiimonas pumila, a single genomic region encodes these proteins:
- a CDS encoding alpha-E domain-containing protein: protein MLGRTANGLYWMFRYIERAENIARLIDAGLHMALTSYDTADDEWASVLKSAGVADAYYRKHEEASEAYVVDYLLRDRDNLSSVMCVVEAARNNARMVRTALTREAWECTNEFWIDMKHILGRAVRDASLPDVLNAIKRHAALIRGSFHGTMLRNEIFDFSKIGVYVERADNTARILDVKYYVLLPSVSYVGSSLDNAQWESILRSVSAHKSYRWMYEADHSSANIADYLILNARMPRSLSFCYDKITGSLNNLARDYGQRHPVHDTANEIQAWLFNRDINDVFDEGLHEFLQKFVKRNNCLGAEIAEAYGFY from the coding sequence ATGTTAGGTAGAACCGCGAATGGCCTATACTGGATGTTCCGCTATATTGAGCGGGCTGAAAATATTGCCCGCCTGATTGATGCGGGCCTGCATATGGCCCTTACAAGTTATGACACCGCCGATGATGAATGGGCGTCTGTTTTGAAAAGCGCCGGTGTTGCGGATGCTTATTACCGAAAGCACGAAGAAGCGAGCGAAGCGTATGTGGTGGATTATTTGCTGCGTGACCGCGATAACCTGTCGAGCGTTATGTGTGTGGTAGAAGCTGCCCGTAATAATGCCCGTATGGTGCGCACGGCGCTTACGCGTGAAGCATGGGAATGCACCAACGAATTCTGGATCGATATGAAGCATATATTGGGGCGTGCTGTAAGGGATGCCAGTTTACCTGATGTGCTTAATGCGATTAAGCGGCATGCAGCCCTTATTCGAGGTAGCTTTCATGGTACCATGCTGCGGAACGAGATTTTTGATTTTTCAAAAATTGGTGTGTATGTGGAACGTGCCGATAACACAGCGCGTATTCTTGATGTAAAATATTATGTCCTGCTGCCTTCGGTGTCTTATGTGGGGTCTTCCCTAGATAATGCGCAGTGGGAATCTATTCTTCGTTCTGTATCTGCTCATAAATCATATCGCTGGATGTATGAAGCCGATCATAGTTCAGCCAATATCGCAGATTACCTTATTTTGAATGCTCGTATGCCGCGGTCACTTTCTTTCTGTTATGATAAAATCACGGGCAGCCTGAATAATCTGGCACGGGATTACGGGCAGCGCCATCCTGTGCACGACACTGCAAATGAAATTCAGGCATGGCTTTTTAATAGAGATATTAATGATGTTTTTGATGAGGGTTTGCATGAGTTTTTGCAAAAATTTGTGAAACGCAATAACTGCCTTGGAGCAGAAATTGCTGAAGCATATGGGTTTTATTGA
- a CDS encoding transglutaminase family protein, which translates to MNLKITHTTDYVYDAPLHYALQRLRLTPQDGYGQKVLSWQLDLEGANAEVPYEDHMGNITTLISCHGDSHTIRIRVSGEVETIDRTGVVGPHAGFVPLWLYLRQTPLTTPGKGIHKLVKETPPAESLPMLHDLMGRIHKQVIYKIGITTSETTAEEALEHGEGVCQDHSHLFISAARVLGIPARYVSGYMLLEGTAEQAASHAWAEVHIEDLGWVGFDVANNQAPDARYVRIATGLDYSDAAPISGIRLGNAEESLAVSIRIEQ; encoded by the coding sequence ATGAACTTAAAAATAACCCACACCACAGATTATGTTTATGATGCGCCGCTGCATTATGCTTTGCAACGCCTTCGGCTTACACCGCAGGATGGCTATGGCCAAAAGGTTTTGTCGTGGCAGCTTGATCTGGAGGGCGCGAACGCAGAAGTGCCTTATGAAGATCATATGGGCAATATTACCACCCTGATCAGTTGTCACGGTGATAGCCACACAATCCGTATTCGTGTGTCTGGCGAGGTGGAGACGATTGACAGAACAGGGGTTGTAGGGCCGCATGCTGGATTTGTGCCTTTGTGGCTCTACCTTAGGCAAACCCCTTTAACTACCCCGGGAAAAGGTATTCATAAGCTGGTTAAGGAAACGCCGCCTGCCGAGTCTCTTCCCATGCTGCATGACTTGATGGGTCGAATCCATAAGCAGGTTATTTATAAAATTGGCATAACCACTTCAGAAACTACTGCGGAAGAGGCACTGGAACACGGCGAAGGCGTTTGTCAGGATCACAGTCATTTGTTTATATCAGCTGCGCGTGTGTTGGGCATACCGGCGCGTTATGTAAGCGGCTATATGCTGCTTGAAGGCACAGCCGAGCAAGCTGCAAGCCACGCGTGGGCTGAGGTTCACATCGAGGACTTAGGCTGGGTTGGTTTTGATGTGGCAAATAATCAGGCGCCAGATGCGCGGTATGTGCGTATTGCAACCGGGCTGGATTATAGTGATGCAGCACCGATTTCTGGCATTCGTCTTGGAAATGCAGAAGAATCGCTTGCTGTTTCCATTCGGATCGAGCAGTAA
- a CDS encoding proteasome-type protease has product MTYCVGLRLNRGLVFMSDTRTNASIDNIASFKKMYTWERPGDRMLTLLSAGNLATTQAVIGLLEERSKAADNRTPSIYDAPSLFQVARLIGDTVKEVIRISADGGQKGEATFGASFILGGQIKGGETRLFQIYPEGNFIEATVDTPFFQIGEHKYGKPILVRAYDADMSFEEAAKLLLVSFDSTLRSNLSVGLPLDMQFYEAGSLKRGYERRIEQHDPYFSAISDGWSDALKVAFLSLPPFDPNA; this is encoded by the coding sequence ATGACATACTGTGTTGGTCTTCGCCTCAATCGTGGCCTTGTTTTTATGTCTGATACCCGCACCAATGCCAGTATCGACAATATCGCTTCGTTCAAGAAAATGTACACTTGGGAACGCCCTGGCGATCGCATGCTCACACTTTTGTCTGCTGGGAATTTGGCGACAACGCAGGCTGTTATTGGCCTTCTTGAAGAGCGCAGTAAAGCCGCAGATAATCGCACGCCTAGTATATATGATGCGCCGTCCCTGTTTCAGGTTGCGCGGCTCATCGGTGATACAGTGAAGGAAGTTATTCGTATTAGTGCCGACGGTGGCCAAAAGGGTGAGGCAACTTTTGGGGCCTCCTTCATTCTGGGTGGGCAAATTAAAGGCGGGGAAACACGGCTTTTTCAAATTTACCCGGAAGGTAACTTTATTGAGGCGACGGTTGATACGCCTTTCTTTCAGATAGGCGAGCATAAATACGGCAAACCTATTTTGGTGCGTGCGTATGATGCTGATATGAGCTTTGAGGAAGCAGCCAAGCTTTTGCTGGTTTCGTTTGATTCAACGCTGCGGTCCAACCTTTCTGTTGGGTTACCTCTTGATATGCAGTTTTATGAGGCGGGTAGCTTAAAGCGTGGTTATGAACGCCGAATAGAACAGCATGATCCCTATTTTAGCGCTATATCTGATGGATGGTCAGATGCGCTTAAGGTTGCTTTTTTAAGCCTGCCGCCGTTTGATCCAAACGCCTAA
- a CDS encoding Zn-dependent hydrolase has translation MPNVSVERIERDLFELSRFGFNETNKGVYRQSFTEADMAARRWLMELFEKEGLTPRMDGAGNVIGRYGSMDKPVVMAGSHIDSVPAGGIFDGALGVISGLECVRTIRDNNIQLDYPIEIVGTSEEEGRFGGMLGSQALTGNITLAWLENAKDENGIFLKDAMADHGLDYHGVMHAYHDRNKLKAFLELHVEQGPVLEAEKKTIGVVDGISGVFKWIVRLIGKADHAGTAPMNMRSDAFLGLADFAHQIQRIIDEEGTEKSRITIGHVELKPGFPHTVPGEVDFTIVGRDLDEDVMKGLANACRRVLSTIARKHRLMFEYEEMSWLEPKYCSSNIVNMIEQKTKSRDYSYIRMPSGAGHDCQFFTEITETGLIFVPSVGGVSHAPDEWTHWIDIERGSNVLLDCLIDLATD, from the coding sequence ATGCCAAATGTTTCAGTTGAAAGAATTGAACGGGATTTGTTTGAACTCTCCAGATTCGGCTTCAACGAAACCAATAAAGGCGTGTACAGACAAAGCTTTACCGAAGCTGACATGGCCGCACGGCGCTGGCTAATGGAGCTATTTGAAAAAGAAGGCCTTACCCCCCGCATGGACGGCGCAGGCAATGTTATAGGCCGTTATGGCAGCATGGATAAACCCGTTGTTATGGCTGGTTCACACATTGATAGCGTGCCAGCAGGGGGCATTTTTGACGGTGCCCTCGGCGTTATCAGCGGGCTTGAGTGTGTTCGCACAATTAGAGATAATAATATTCAGCTTGATTATCCCATTGAAATTGTTGGCACCAGCGAAGAGGAAGGCCGCTTTGGCGGCATGCTAGGATCACAGGCCCTTACCGGCAATATTACCCTTGCATGGCTTGAGAATGCCAAGGATGAGAACGGTATTTTCCTAAAAGATGCCATGGCAGACCACGGGCTTGACTATCACGGTGTAATGCATGCCTACCACGACAGAAACAAGCTAAAAGCCTTCCTTGAACTCCATGTGGAACAAGGCCCAGTTCTGGAGGCCGAAAAAAAGACAATCGGCGTAGTGGATGGTATTTCTGGTGTGTTTAAATGGATTGTGCGCCTTATAGGCAAGGCAGACCATGCAGGCACTGCCCCTATGAATATGCGCAGCGATGCCTTCTTGGGGCTTGCCGATTTTGCACACCAAATACAGCGTATCATTGATGAAGAAGGCACTGAAAAATCTCGCATCACCATAGGCCACGTTGAGCTAAAACCCGGCTTTCCGCATACAGTTCCCGGCGAAGTTGATTTCACCATTGTAGGCCGCGACCTTGATGAAGATGTTATGAAAGGGCTTGCGAACGCATGCCGCCGGGTACTTTCCACCATTGCCCGAAAACACCGCCTAATGTTCGAATATGAAGAAATGAGCTGGCTGGAGCCAAAATATTGCAGCAGTAATATTGTAAACATGATTGAACAGAAAACCAAAAGCCGCGATTATAGTTACATTCGCATGCCCTCTGGCGCTGGTCATGATTGCCAGTTTTTCACAGAAATTACTGAAACGGGCCTAATTTTTGTCCCCAGTGTAGGCGGTGTAAGCCATGCACCAGACGAATGGACCCACTGGATAGATATTGAGCGCGGCTCGAATGTGCTGCTTGACTGTCTTATTGATCTGGCAACAGATTAG
- a CDS encoding sodium:solute symporter family protein — protein sequence MNANAVLPASYAWAIIAGFSILWIWLGWWLGKKNDSLEDYMLAGRKVGMGFAIATAMATWVTSNTTMTAPQLAYQLGIWGMVGYSLGAVGLLLFAPLAKRIREMMPQGYTSGDFIRLRYGNVAWRVFLGISFFYSLGWLVSLGMAGGLLINALSGIPYAYGMTVIVAICTLYTVFGGLRAVISTDFVQTLLILIGVIVLAIMVMNEVGFDTIHDRLQEERPELLNLLLPASIMFLFNNLFFGVGEIFHSNVWWSRAFAFAPGVGFRAYILAGVFWLPIPIVAGFIALAAPALGINVPSPDMVAPLVAGKLFGLFGAIVVFVVVFSALASSLDSVLAATSDLIVKDIYKGHMRPDATNAELRRAAVWIILGLGALTWALSLPKLATLGSLLHFTGAFVASTIWPIAIGLLFRRGNGLQATAAMLLGTALGLYAYFTIGFYVAALVSAAVSMLVMVTAFWTKPSFEWATLQGASRTKNGETT from the coding sequence ATGAATGCTAATGCTGTTCTCCCAGCGTCTTATGCTTGGGCTATCATTGCCGGTTTTTCCATTTTGTGGATTTGGCTTGGCTGGTGGCTTGGTAAAAAGAATGACAGCCTAGAAGACTACATGCTCGCCGGGCGCAAAGTAGGAATGGGTTTTGCAATAGCAACAGCCATGGCGACATGGGTGACAAGCAATACCACCATGACCGCGCCGCAGCTTGCATACCAGCTTGGTATATGGGGCATGGTTGGCTATTCGCTTGGTGCTGTTGGGCTGCTTTTGTTTGCGCCGCTCGCAAAACGTATCCGCGAGATGATGCCGCAAGGCTATACCAGTGGCGACTTTATCAGGCTGCGCTACGGCAATGTTGCATGGCGTGTTTTTCTGGGTATTTCATTTTTCTACAGTCTTGGCTGGCTTGTTAGCCTTGGCATGGCAGGTGGTTTGCTGATTAACGCTCTATCCGGCATTCCCTATGCGTACGGCATGACAGTGATTGTTGCCATTTGTACCCTTTATACAGTGTTTGGTGGCTTGCGGGCGGTGATAAGTACCGATTTTGTGCAGACCCTTCTTATTCTTATTGGGGTTATTGTACTTGCAATCATGGTGATGAATGAAGTGGGTTTTGATACTATTCATGACCGCCTGCAGGAAGAGCGCCCTGAGCTTCTAAACCTGCTGCTGCCTGCCTCAATTATGTTTTTGTTCAATAACCTGTTTTTTGGTGTGGGTGAAATTTTCCATTCTAACGTTTGGTGGTCTAGGGCTTTTGCTTTTGCACCGGGTGTGGGCTTTCGGGCTTATATTCTGGCGGGTGTGTTTTGGCTTCCTATCCCTATTGTTGCGGGTTTTATTGCTCTGGCGGCACCCGCACTTGGCATTAATGTGCCGTCGCCTGATATGGTTGCGCCGCTGGTTGCTGGAAAGCTGTTTGGCCTTTTCGGGGCTATTGTGGTGTTCGTTGTAGTGTTTTCAGCGCTTGCCTCCAGCCTCGATAGTGTGCTTGCGGCCACCAGCGACCTGATTGTTAAAGACATTTATAAGGGGCATATGCGCCCAGATGCAACGAATGCAGAACTGCGGCGTGCCGCTGTCTGGATTATTCTTGGGCTTGGCGCATTAACATGGGCATTAAGTTTGCCGAAGCTGGCAACCTTGGGCTCGCTTTTGCATTTTACCGGCGCTTTTGTTGCCAGCACCATCTGGCCTATTGCTATTGGCTTGCTGTTCAGGCGTGGTAACGGCCTGCAGGCAACTGCCGCCATGCTTTTAGGCACAGCTTTGGGGCTTTATGCCTATTTCACTATTGGTTTTTATGTGGCGGCACTTGTTTCTGCCGCGGTGTCAATGCTTGTTATGGTAACTGCTTTCTGGACAAAACCATCGTTTGAATGGGCAACGCTTCAGGGTGCTTCCCGTACTAAAAATGGAGAAACAACATGA
- a CDS encoding aspartate/ornithine carbamoyltransferase family protein, with protein MVVQGAEKAIVDGAGSFEPSRPDVYGAAHPKDMLRAIHEEHEHLLSLANSHIVSAAQFNRDLLLQLFRLAAKYEANPERFSTPMKPLSGKLLISAFYEPSTRTRLSFESAWHRLGGDIMSITDRSTTGIAKGESLSDVAEMFNNYGDCVVLRDNSEDSVVAMMDTLRIPIINAGNGTDEHPTQALADLYTILKWRPDLIADEPAERIKIGIIGVPKRMRTVRSLLMLLTQFSSAIDEVVVIHDGTDTDLFGAGQREKLEAGGLVISESTNLNKTLPELDVVYINAIAWVKDDFEVMGGSLKLDAQSPLKPTAIILHPLARGEELCTSLDNTLHNWYFAQARGAVFMRMALLTCIVQRTDMVMDVL; from the coding sequence ATGGTAGTTCAGGGGGCTGAAAAGGCCATTGTTGACGGCGCTGGATCGTTTGAACCGTCACGACCTGATGTATATGGGGCCGCGCACCCAAAAGACATGCTGCGTGCTATCCATGAAGAGCACGAGCACCTTTTGTCGCTTGCAAATAGCCATATCGTTTCTGCGGCGCAGTTTAACCGCGACCTGCTGTTGCAGCTTTTCAGGCTTGCCGCAAAATATGAAGCCAACCCGGAACGGTTTTCTACTCCCATGAAGCCGCTTTCTGGCAAACTGTTGATTAGTGCTTTTTACGAGCCTTCAACACGCACGCGTTTAAGTTTTGAAAGCGCATGGCACCGGCTTGGCGGCGATATTATGTCGATCACAGACCGGTCCACCACAGGTATTGCCAAGGGGGAAAGCCTTTCTGACGTTGCTGAAATGTTCAATAACTACGGTGACTGTGTTGTGCTGCGCGATAATAGTGAAGATTCTGTTGTAGCTATGATGGACACATTGCGTATCCCTATTATAAATGCGGGTAATGGTACAGACGAGCACCCGACACAGGCACTGGCAGACCTTTATACCATTTTGAAATGGCGTCCTGATCTGATTGCAGATGAACCGGCTGAGCGTATAAAAATAGGCATTATTGGTGTTCCTAAGCGCATGCGTACGGTTAGAAGCCTCTTGATGTTGTTAACGCAGTTTTCAAGCGCGATTGACGAGGTTGTCGTCATTCATGATGGTACAGATACAGACCTTTTTGGTGCGGGCCAGCGTGAAAAGCTTGAAGCTGGTGGCCTTGTTATCAGCGAAAGTACCAACCTTAATAAAACATTGCCAGAGCTTGATGTGGTTTACATTAATGCGATCGCTTGGGTGAAAGATGATTTTGAGGTTATGGGCGGCAGTTTGAAGCTTGATGCCCAGTCGCCTTTAAAGCCAACTGCAATTATTTTGCACCCACTTGCACGCGGGGAAGAACTATGCACCTCGCTCGATAATACATTGCACAACTGGTATTTTGCGCAGGCACGCGGTGCAGTCTTTATGCGCATGGCCCTACTTACTTGTATTGTGCAGCGAACTGATATGGTCATGGATGTGCTTTAG
- the asnB gene encoding asparagine synthase (glutamine-hydrolyzing) translates to MCGIAGIFYRDKQRPVDQQLLANMAAIQYHRGPDGFGVEVLDGKGVGFSHARLSIIDLDENRARQPFKSADGQMLLAHNGEFYDYQRIRTDLTSRGARFQTKSDSEIILHLFPRFGMAETLRRLRGEFAFALYDAKEDALHLVRDRFGVKPLYYYTTDDGVVFGSEIKVVMAHPGVPREFDSEGLLHQLMQVMVPGTTAYKGIHQVKPGHVVTFRRQSSGYVIEDKPYWDFEFPDAAFHKGEKSEEESIETVREGLTEAVRLRLEADVPVGCYLSGGVDSCSILGLSAAMRQNPVKAFTIGFTDAAYDETPIAQEMAQATGADQDILRLDANQLYGHFAETIWHTERTVYNTLAVAKFLMSRHVRGAGYKVVVTGEGSDELFAGYPSFRRDLFLHGLDDLDPAERARWESMLGESNKLFKGAMLAENEHNDLYLTDRIGFTPSCLQPWLSCEDTARTLLSGDRRSALAGYKPGLAIAEKLDRAMMDGRHPLDRAQYVWSKTMLEGQILTWGGDRVDMANSMEARPAFLDHHLAEAAVKIPPLHRIKDRKEKYVLKEAMKGLLPKTLYEREKFAFMAPPATTNSDKWTAMMELSREYLSDSMVADGGLLDKQGVADVLAEAQSDATPRARKVQLDAMINHMLGVQMLHKHFIAEDIPALAAVRAQALGWVVH, encoded by the coding sequence ATGTGCGGCATTGCCGGAATTTTTTACAGAGACAAACAACGCCCCGTTGATCAACAGCTTCTCGCTAATATGGCAGCAATACAGTATCACAGGGGCCCAGATGGTTTTGGTGTGGAAGTTCTGGACGGCAAAGGTGTGGGATTTTCGCATGCCCGGCTTTCAATTATTGATTTGGATGAAAATCGTGCGCGCCAACCTTTTAAAAGCGCTGATGGCCAAATGTTGCTTGCTCATAACGGCGAGTTTTATGATTATCAGCGTATAAGAACAGACCTCACAAGCAGGGGTGCCCGGTTTCAAACCAAAAGTGACAGTGAAATTATCCTGCATCTATTTCCGCGTTTTGGTATGGCAGAAACGCTGCGCCGGCTGCGCGGCGAGTTCGCTTTTGCATTGTATGATGCAAAAGAAGATGCCTTGCATCTGGTGCGCGACAGGTTTGGCGTGAAGCCGCTGTATTATTACACCACCGATGACGGGGTTGTGTTTGGGTCTGAAATTAAAGTTGTGATGGCGCACCCCGGTGTACCGCGCGAGTTTGACAGTGAAGGCTTACTCCACCAGTTAATGCAGGTTATGGTGCCGGGCACCACGGCCTATAAAGGCATTCATCAGGTGAAGCCAGGGCATGTTGTAACCTTCCGCAGGCAAAGCTCTGGTTACGTTATTGAAGATAAACCCTATTGGGATTTTGAATTTCCTGATGCCGCTTTTCATAAGGGCGAAAAAAGCGAAGAAGAAAGCATTGAAACTGTTCGCGAAGGCTTAACCGAAGCTGTACGCCTGCGTTTGGAGGCGGATGTGCCGGTTGGGTGTTATCTCTCAGGCGGGGTGGATAGCTGCTCCATTCTTGGGCTTTCTGCTGCTATGCGCCAAAACCCGGTGAAAGCTTTTACCATTGGTTTTACAGATGCCGCATACGATGAAACACCTATTGCACAGGAAATGGCGCAAGCAACCGGGGCTGATCAGGATATTCTACGGCTTGATGCGAACCAGCTTTATGGCCATTTTGCAGAGACAATCTGGCATACAGAGCGCACGGTTTATAATACGCTTGCCGTCGCCAAGTTTTTAATGAGCCGCCATGTGCGGGGAGCGGGCTATAAGGTTGTGGTAACAGGCGAAGGTTCAGACGAATTGTTTGCTGGCTATCCGTCTTTCCGCCGAGATCTTTTCCTGCACGGGCTTGATGATCTGGACCCAGCGGAGCGTGCACGCTGGGAATCAATGCTGGGTGAAAGCAACAAGCTGTTTAAAGGGGCAATGCTTGCTGAAAATGAGCATAATGACCTGTACCTGACCGACCGGATAGGATTTACGCCAAGCTGCTTGCAGCCTTGGCTTAGCTGCGAAGATACGGCTCGCACCCTTTTAAGCGGCGACAGGCGTTCAGCGCTTGCGGGCTATAAACCGGGCCTTGCCATTGCAGAAAAGCTTGATCGTGCGATGATGGACGGCAGGCACCCGCTAGACCGTGCACAGTATGTTTGGTCTAAAACCATGCTGGAAGGGCAGATTTTAACATGGGGCGGTGACAGGGTTGATATGGCAAATTCAATGGAGGCTCGCCCAGCGTTCCTTGATCACCATTTGGCAGAGGCTGCGGTGAAAATTCCACCCCTTCACAGGATTAAGGACCGGAAAGAAAAATATGTCTTGAAAGAGGCTATGAAAGGCCTGCTTCCAAAAACACTTTACGAACGTGAAAAGTTTGCCTTTATGGCACCGCCTGCTACCACAAATTCAGACAAATGGACTGCTATGATGGAGCTTTCGCGGGAGTATTTGTCAGACAGCATGGTTGCGGATGGTGGCTTGCTTGATAAGCAAGGGGTGGCTGATGTGCTAGCAGAAGCGCAAAGCGATGCAACGCCGCGGGCGCGCAAGGTGCAGCTTGATGCCATGATCAACCATATGCTGGGTGTGCAGATGCTGCATAAGCATTTTATTGCTGAGGATATTCCTGCTCTTGCTGCGGTTCGTGCACAGGCTCTGGGATGGGTTGTTCACTAG
- a CDS encoding PAS domain-containing protein, whose translation MLETSVRPVNEELHFVEDEVIVSKTDLKGRITYANDVFCRLAEMPTSALIGKPHSIIRHPDMPRTIFRFLWERLEAGHEIFAYVKNMSATGRYYWVFAHVTPSFVNDSEIIGYHSNRRFANKETVKQIAALYREILTREADFTSRKDGMQAGYELFQAKIAATGMSYDEFIWSYGV comes from the coding sequence ATGCTGGAAACTAGCGTTCGTCCAGTTAATGAAGAACTGCATTTTGTCGAAGATGAGGTCATTGTCTCGAAGACAGACCTTAAAGGGCGCATTACATACGCGAATGATGTTTTTTGTCGTTTGGCTGAAATGCCCACATCTGCGTTGATTGGAAAACCTCATAGTATTATCCGTCACCCTGATATGCCCCGTACAATATTCCGTTTTTTATGGGAGCGCCTTGAAGCCGGGCACGAGATTTTTGCTTATGTGAAAAATATGTCAGCGACAGGGCGCTATTACTGGGTGTTTGCACACGTTACCCCAAGCTTTGTTAATGACTCGGAGATTATAGGGTATCATTCCAATAGAAGGTTCGCGAATAAGGAAACTGTAAAACAGATTGCTGCTCTATACAGGGAAATCCTTACCCGTGAAGCAGACTTCACAAGCCGTAAAGACGGGATGCAGGCGGGCTATGAGCTGTTTCAGGCAAAGATTGCTGCAACAGGCATGAGCTATGATGAATTTATCTGGTCGTACGGGGTGTAA
- a CDS encoding methyl-accepting chemotaxis protein, whose product MFEKLTGKKALQDRIAKLEAELEAQKQYTEQYKKAFTALEEITPRIKAGDLEARITDWDTYGDLSEVFCGINHILDLNDAFIREATASLNAASAGKYYRRFLTTGMVGAYRQGAKLINETVDRMQGMEKQQTEDRERIASGFEATIMHIVTELMVAATQTRDTASQLKQYASDSQAIAHEVAAIAELATQNVQTVAAASEELSASVEEIARQVRVSSEKTSFAATEAKGASTTIEALQEASDTIGRVVSLINEIAEQTNLLALNATIEAARAGEAGKGFAVVASEVKSLAQQTAKATGEIASQVQSIQNNTDTTVDAVSGISTIINSLNEIASSIANATREQSAATLEISQNIQQASEGTSEVSNNIAKVGATASETMVRAEELDNAASSLEQQVGILQSQAEKFLSDMRL is encoded by the coding sequence ATGTTTGAAAAGCTAACAGGAAAAAAGGCCCTTCAAGACCGTATTGCCAAGCTCGAAGCTGAATTGGAGGCACAAAAGCAGTATACTGAGCAATATAAAAAAGCCTTTACCGCACTGGAAGAAATAACACCGCGTATTAAAGCAGGCGACCTTGAAGCCCGTATTACAGACTGGGACACATATGGAGATCTGTCTGAAGTTTTCTGTGGTATCAACCACATTCTCGATTTGAATGATGCTTTCATTCGGGAAGCAACAGCTTCTTTGAATGCAGCCTCTGCGGGCAAATATTATCGACGGTTTTTGACAACAGGCATGGTTGGTGCTTACAGGCAAGGTGCAAAGCTGATCAATGAAACAGTTGACAGAATGCAAGGCATGGAAAAGCAGCAGACAGAAGACAGAGAACGGATTGCGAGCGGTTTTGAAGCAACTATTATGCATATTGTTACGGAACTGATGGTCGCAGCCACACAGACTAGGGATACCGCATCACAGCTAAAACAATATGCCTCTGATAGTCAGGCTATTGCGCATGAAGTTGCGGCAATTGCCGAACTTGCAACACAGAATGTACAAACAGTGGCTGCTGCCTCGGAAGAACTTTCTGCCTCGGTTGAAGAAATTGCCCGTCAGGTGAGGGTGTCGTCTGAGAAAACATCGTTCGCAGCAACTGAGGCTAAAGGCGCTTCAACAACCATAGAAGCTTTGCAGGAGGCGTCTGATACAATTGGGCGCGTAGTAAGCTTGATTAATGAGATTGCCGAGCAAACAAACTTGCTTGCCTTGAATGCCACGATCGAGGCCGCGCGTGCTGGGGAAGCAGGCAAAGGCTTTGCTGTTGTCGCGAGCGAGGTGAAATCACTGGCACAGCAAACTGCTAAAGCAACAGGCGAAATTGCCTCGCAGGTGCAGTCTATTCAAAATAATACAGATACAACAGTTGATGCGGTTTCTGGTATATCCACTATTATTAATAGCCTGAATGAAATTGCATCAAGTATTGCCAATGCTACTAGAGAGCAGTCTGCCGCGACACTGGAGATTAGCCAGAATATTCAGCAGGCTTCTGAGGGAACGAGTGAGGTTTCAAATAATATTGCCAAGGTTGGCGCAACCGCTAGCGAAACAATGGTGCGGGCGGAAGAGCTGGATAACGCAGCATCGAGTCTAGAGCAGCAGGTGGGTATCTTGCAGTCACAGGCTGAAAAGTTTTTGTCGGATATGCGACTTTAG
- a CDS encoding TetR/AcrR family transcriptional regulator, whose amino-acid sequence MTKKNQRRPSARPEEILDAALAVFTAKGFAASRMDEIAEKAGLTKGSVYLYFKSKEQLFEELITRFSKNFVGVMAERVGVMAEKDPEEALRTVIKTGIMMAADPAISAAPRLVLAEAARFPDMAAMYHKKVISVGQAAIVSLLQVGEQKGVFRAVQPDVAKRVIFGPVLTHILLTHTFGQKIQDLETLADSIAENILCGFRIKKDIS is encoded by the coding sequence ATGACGAAAAAAAACCAAAGACGCCCGAGTGCGCGACCCGAGGAAATATTAGATGCAGCCCTTGCTGTTTTTACAGCAAAGGGTTTTGCTGCATCTCGTATGGATGAGATTGCAGAAAAAGCTGGCCTCACCAAAGGTTCGGTTTATCTGTATTTCAAATCAAAAGAACAGCTGTTCGAAGAGCTGATAACGCGTTTTTCAAAAAATTTCGTTGGCGTGATGGCTGAGCGAGTTGGCGTGATGGCAGAAAAAGACCCTGAAGAGGCCCTGAGAACGGTGATAAAGACGGGTATTATGATGGCTGCCGACCCTGCCATATCTGCGGCACCGCGTTTGGTGTTGGCGGAAGCGGCACGATTTCCTGACATGGCGGCAATGTACCATAAAAAGGTAATTTCGGTTGGTCAGGCGGCTATCGTGTCGCTTTTGCAGGTGGGCGAGCAAAAAGGTGTTTTCCGTGCGGTGCAGCCCGATGTTGCTAAACGCGTGATCTTTGGACCAGTTTTAACGCATATACTGCTGACCCATACATTTGGCCAAAAAATACAGGATCTAGAAACCTTGGCAGATAGCATTGCTGAAAACATTTTGTGTGGTTTCAGAATTAAGAAGGATATTTCATGA